The Dioscorea cayenensis subsp. rotundata cultivar TDr96_F1 chromosome 7, TDr96_F1_v2_PseudoChromosome.rev07_lg8_w22 25.fasta, whole genome shotgun sequence genome includes a region encoding these proteins:
- the LOC120265259 gene encoding inactive protein kinase SELMODRAFT_444075-like encodes MPVANLPDIVEFAYSKVEASKTSILSLFTFGRDFNGGSESGCGSGCIKGLGYKIRVDQTTKKIVEDEITRKQNEYERSEKVMMINKLYEMKKIAFHKKVVSGSSPKVVAVEMAKKLQATWIILDRQMKKDRTYFMDRLSCGISRMKHNGEVRLVRGPVSMQEKADTPSKSIQSNNIKYDEMLPEQEQEEIVPEVSNIVTDDNNDDDLFSLDFSPLKLPLQNVDSTTELKDEKVSSTLTFDANKDSGIEDSFISWEVPNDDSIAVLNCANWYSTRDEHRDLDIGDEKCNMESEILADGLPKFQQEEKLNSVECLEFAKVGPVTEQKTDFTYAELYKATNGFSSKNFISEGGFGLVFKGVLSDGQWIAVKQHKDASMQGDKEFRSEVQVLSKASHKNVVKLFGSCSEGNHRLLVYEYVSNGSLDMHLSKNSSRVLSWKDRMNIALGAASGLNYLHQKKIVHRDMRPGNILITQNYEPLLGDFGLARAQQNDSDRSSDNKVVGTVGYLAPEYAERGKFSNKTDVYSFGVVLLELITGKTTMEKRLQEKSLAEWARPLLKERKYPDLIDERLLECHDVHQLFWMVSLAEKCLSKDADKRPPMDKVENALRCIIEGKTTEGMDEFSPTRSFSGLSLSSESQDGEEPDQLDLASPDAYPISKNRKSESSSTLSSFFSNETSSTFKSPEVSNSGRRSYKKPISRRSFFYDEMLI; translated from the exons ATGCCG GTTGCAAATTTACCTGATATTGTGGAGTTTGCTTATAGTAAGGTCGAGGCATCTAAAACCTCAA ttttgagTTTGTTCACATTTGGGAGAGATTTCAATGGAGGTTCAGAGAGTGGTTGTGGTTCAGGATGCATCAAAGGAT TGGGGTATAAAATTAGGGTTGATCAGACAACCAAGaagattgttgaagatgaaatCACAAGGAAGCAAAATGAGTATGAAAGAAGTGAAAAGGTGATGATGATTAACAAGTTGTATGAAATGAAGAAG ATTGCTTTCCACAAAAAAGTGGTGTCGGGATCTTCACCAAAAGTTGTTGCTGTTGAAATGGCTAAGAAACTACAAGCAACTTGGATAATACTTGACAG GCAGATGAAAAAAGACAGGACATATTTCATGGACAGGTTATCTTGTGGTATATCAAGGATGAAGCATAATGGTGAAGTTCGTTTAGTGCGAGGACCGGTCAGTATGCAAGAGAAAGCTGACACACCAAGCAAGTCAATTCAAAGCAATAATATCAAATATGACGAGATGCTACctgaacaagaacaagaagagatAGTACCAGAGGTGTCCAATATAGTGACTGATgacaataatgatgatgatctttTCAGCCTGGACTTCTCCCCACTAA AATTGCCACTGCAGAATGTTGATTCAACCACAGAATTGAAGGATGAAAAGGTCTCATCTACTCTAACCTTCGATGCGAACAAGGATTCTGGCATTGAAGATAGCTTCATAAGCTGGGAGGTGCCAAATGATGATTCAATTGCTGTTTTAAACTGTGCTAACTGGTATTCAACAAGAGATGAACATAGGGATCTAGACATAGGAGATGAAAAATGTAACATGGAATCAGAAATTTTGGCAGATGGATTGCCCAAATTCCAACAGGAGGAAAAGTTGAACAGTGTTGAGTGTTTGGAATTTGCTAAGGTAGGGCCAGTTACTGAACAAAAGACAGATTTCACTTATGCTGAGTTATACAAAGCTACAAATGGGTTTTCTtcgaaaaattttatttctgaaGGGGGGTTTGGATTGGTCTTCAAAGGAGTATTAAGTGATGGACAATGGATAGCTGTTAAACAACATAAAGATGCAAGTATGCAGGGAGATAAAGAATTCAGATCAGAGGTTCAAGTGCTTAGCAAGGCTAGTCACAAAAATGTTGTTAAACTATTTGGTTCTTGTTCAGAAGGAAATCATCGCTTGCTTGTTTATGAGTATGTTAGCAATGGTTCATTGGACATGCATCTGTCAA AAAACAGCTCTAGAGTATTGAGTTGGAAGGACAGGATGAACATAGCACTTGGAGCAGCGAGCGGTTTGAACTATTTGCATCAGAAAAAAATAGTCCACAGAGACATGAGGCCTGGCAACATTCTCATAACTCAGAATTATGAACCTTTG ttaggagatttTGGACTGGCAAGAGCACAACAAAATGATTCTGACCGCTCATCAGACAACAAGGTTGTTGGAACAGTGGGATATTTGGCACCAGAGTACGCTGAAAGAGGAAAGTTTTCAAACAAGACTGATGTGTATTCCTTTGGAGTTGTTTTATTAGAGCTAATCACTGGCAAGACAACAATGGAGAAGAGACTTCAAGAAAAAAGTCTTGCAGAATGG GCAAGACCACTTCTGAAAGAAAGGAAATATCCGGACTTGATTGACGAGAGACTTTTAGAGTGCCATGATGTTCATCAACTATTTTGGATGGTTAGTTTGGCAGAGAAGTGTCTTAGCAAGGATGCTGATAAAAGGCCACCCATGGATAAG GTGGAAAATGCATTGAGATGCATAATTGAAGGGAAAACAACTGAAGGAATGGATGAATTTTCCCCGACACGATCTTTCAGCGGCTTGTCACTCTCTAGTGAATCACAGGATGGAGAAGAACCTGATCAACTGGACCTGGCAAGTCCAGATGCATATCCAATTAGCAAGAACAGAAAAAGTGAGTCAAGCTCAACATTATCGTCATTTTTCAGTAATGAAACATCAAGCACATTCAAAAGTCCGGAGGTTTCAAACTCAGGTAGACGTTCATATAAAAAGCCAATCTCGCGAAGATCATTTTTCTATGATGAGATGCTCATTTAG
- the LOC120265258 gene encoding secreted RxLR effector protein 161-like gives MLECKPLSTPMEANIKLCAGEGKDLEDPQMYRQLVGILIYLTLTRPDLVYAFGVASRYMQNPKKAHLEAAWPILRYLKGTTDYDILYRKGEGCQVTGYCDADYAGDCDSRRSTTGYIFSLGSGVVSWCSKRQTTVSLSTTEVKYRAAAMAAQKSTWLMQLLRDLHQPIEQVILLCDNRSAVCLTENPMFHARTKHIEVHYHFLREKVLQG, from the coding sequence ATGCTGGAGTGCAAGCCACTATCTACACCAATGGAGGCAAACATTAAGCTTTGTGCAGGAGAAGGGAAAGACTTAGAAGATCCACAGATGTATCGACAACTGGTAGGTATTCTTATTTATCTAACCCTTACTCGACCTGACTTAGTATATGCATTTGGAGTAGCAAGTCGCTACATGCAAAATCCCAAGAAGGCACACTTGGAAGCAGCTTGGCCGATACTGCGATACTTGAAAGGAACTACAGATTACGATATTTTATACCGTAAAGGTGAAGGATGCCAAGTAACTGGATATTGTGACGCTGACTACGCTGGAGATTGTGACTCGAGGCGATCGACTACAGGTTACATCTTCAGCCTAGGATCTGGAGTAGTGTCATGGTGTAGTAAGAGGCAGACTACCGTCTCTCTTTCTACCACCGAAGTTAAGTATAGAGCAGCAGCTATGGCAGCACAAAAAAGCACGTGGTTGATGCAATTACTGAGAGATCTTCACCAACCGATTGAACAAGTAATACTTCTTTGTGATAACAGGTCAGCAGTGTGTCTAACAGAAAATCCAATGTTTCATGCTAGAACCAAGCATATTGAGGTGCACTACCACTTTCTAAGAGAAAAAGTGCTACAAGGATAG